In a genomic window of Allomeiothermus silvanus DSM 9946:
- a CDS encoding NAD(P)/FAD-dependent oxidoreductase — translation MDRKITRRDFLNGVAITVGAAAISSRAFAQGAPDPARLTGLRGQYEGVQSVMHAVRDGTFRLEPGSVRPTKERYDLVVVGAGISGLAAAFHYRQLSPGAKVLLLDPLDDFGGHAKRNEFRVGGRTLIGYGGSQSMQTPSYFSPAVNKLLADIGIEPKKFEGYYDGEWFDKRGLGEGMFFAREVFGSNQLVRVGEKAADWVPKTPLNPKAKQDLIRLLDNPPDYLEGLSRAEKFERLSRITYKEFLLETVKADPQLVTIFQSSTEPYFGVGIDATTCLDAWANHNPGFDGMDLGEKIYKTMSPSGRLARTDPDDYIYHFPDGNAGIARALVRRLIPRALKGRSMEDLVTQRVDYAQLDVPNRPVRLRLGATVVRVRHLGDPATAQEVEVTYVGKGGLQSVRAGHVILACWHKVIPYITDELPAEQVEALKDQVKVPLLYTNVAIRNWRAFDRLKIGNFSAPGTFFANDVGIDFPVSMGAYRFAQRPDEPVLLHLGKVMTSPGKPSREQALEGRRRLQTLSFRDLERTIRDLLGRALSGGGFDPARDIAAITVNRWAHGYAYEYMRPWDAFWPDGPLPIETARRKWGRVAIANSDSGAYAYAHSAIDQGVRAVRELVYVRPDAPAYAKFPGPPPEKLEFIE, via the coding sequence ATGGACCGCAAGATCACCCGGCGGGATTTCTTAAACGGGGTAGCCATCACGGTGGGGGCGGCGGCCATCTCGAGCAGGGCCTTTGCCCAGGGTGCGCCCGACCCGGCCCGCCTGACTGGCTTGCGCGGGCAGTACGAGGGGGTGCAGAGCGTGATGCACGCGGTACGGGACGGAACCTTCCGCCTCGAGCCCGGCTCGGTTCGCCCCACCAAAGAGCGCTACGACCTGGTGGTAGTAGGGGCCGGAATCAGCGGGCTGGCGGCGGCTTTCCACTACCGCCAGCTCTCGCCGGGGGCCAAAGTGCTGCTGCTGGACCCCCTCGACGACTTCGGCGGCCACGCCAAGCGCAACGAGTTCAGGGTGGGGGGTCGCACCCTCATCGGCTATGGGGGTTCGCAGTCCATGCAGACCCCCTCTTACTTCAGCCCCGCGGTGAACAAGCTGCTCGCGGACATCGGCATCGAACCCAAAAAGTTTGAGGGCTACTACGACGGGGAGTGGTTCGACAAACGCGGCCTGGGCGAGGGGATGTTCTTCGCCCGGGAGGTCTTCGGCAGCAACCAGCTGGTGCGGGTGGGGGAAAAGGCTGCCGACTGGGTGCCCAAGACCCCGCTCAACCCCAAGGCCAAGCAGGACCTGATCCGCCTCCTCGACAACCCGCCCGACTACCTCGAGGGGCTAAGCCGCGCCGAGAAGTTCGAGCGGCTCTCGCGCATCACCTACAAGGAGTTCTTGCTCGAGACCGTCAAGGCCGACCCTCAACTGGTGACGATCTTTCAGAGCAGCACCGAGCCCTACTTCGGGGTGGGCATTGACGCCACTACCTGCCTCGACGCCTGGGCTAACCACAACCCCGGCTTCGACGGCATGGACCTGGGCGAGAAGATCTACAAGACCATGAGCCCCAGCGGGCGGCTGGCCCGCACCGACCCCGACGATTACATCTACCATTTTCCCGACGGCAACGCGGGGATTGCCCGTGCCCTGGTGCGCCGCCTGATCCCCAGGGCGCTCAAGGGGCGCAGCATGGAAGACCTGGTCACCCAGCGGGTGGACTACGCCCAGCTCGATGTGCCCAACCGCCCGGTGCGGCTGCGCCTGGGCGCGACGGTGGTGCGGGTGCGGCACCTGGGCGATCCGGCCACTGCCCAGGAGGTCGAGGTCACCTACGTGGGTAAGGGCGGGCTGCAAAGCGTGCGGGCCGGGCACGTGATTCTGGCCTGCTGGCACAAGGTAATCCCCTATATCACCGACGAATTGCCTGCTGAGCAGGTTGAGGCTCTTAAGGATCAGGTCAAGGTTCCGCTTCTGTACACCAACGTGGCGATCCGCAACTGGCGGGCCTTCGACCGGCTCAAGATCGGCAACTTCAGCGCACCGGGCACTTTCTTTGCCAACGACGTGGGCATCGACTTCCCGGTGAGCATGGGTGCTTACCGCTTCGCCCAGCGGCCCGACGAACCCGTGCTGCTGCACCTGGGCAAGGTGATGACCTCGCCGGGCAAGCCCAGCCGGGAACAGGCCCTCGAGGGCCGCCGCAGGCTGCAAACCCTGAGCTTCCGTGACCTCGAGCGCACTATCCGCGACCTCCTAGGCCGCGCGCTCTCGGGCGGGGGCTTCGACCCGGCCCGCGACATCGCCGCCATCACCGTCAACCGCTGGGCCCACGGCTACGCCTACGAGTACATGCGGCCTTGGGACGCCTTCTGGCCCGATGGCCCCCTGCCCATCGAGACCGCCCGCAGGAAGTGGGGGAGGGTGGCCATCGCCAACTCGGACTCGGGGGCTTATGCCTACGCCCACTCGGCTATCGACCAGGGGGTGCGGGCGGTGCGGGAACTAGTGTACGTCCGCCCGGACGCGCCCGCCTACGCCAAGTTTCCCGGGCCGCCGCCGGAGAAGCTGGAATTCATCGAGTAG
- the tsaE gene encoding tRNA (adenosine(37)-N6)-threonylcarbamoyltransferase complex ATPase subunit type 1 TsaE, giving the protein MVLANVEATRRFARKLAQALPEGTLVLLTGPLGAGKTTLVKFIAEALGFKGEVTSPTYTLIHEYPTEHGPIVHIDAYRLANQEELFNLGLEDYLPEARLVLIEWGKPEVFPDSLEVRLTPQGDIRSVELLTHGKAPAIPGL; this is encoded by the coding sequence ATGGTGCTCGCAAATGTAGAAGCCACCCGCCGCTTCGCGCGTAAGCTAGCCCAAGCCCTACCCGAGGGGACCTTAGTGCTCCTTACCGGGCCGCTGGGGGCAGGGAAAACCACGTTGGTCAAATTCATCGCCGAAGCATTAGGGTTCAAAGGTGAGGTGACTAGCCCCACCTACACCCTCATCCACGAGTACCCCACCGAGCACGGCCCTATCGTGCACATCGATGCCTACCGGCTGGCCAACCAGGAGGAGCTTTTTAACCTGGGGCTCGAGGACTACCTCCCCGAAGCCCGGCTGGTGCTGATCGAGTGGGGCAAGCCCGAGGTGTTCCCCGATAGCCTCGAGGTACGCCTGACCCCCCAGGGCGACATCCGCAGCGTGGAGCTATTAACCCACGGCAAAGCGCCTGCCATCCCGGGCCTTTAG